In a single window of the Papaver somniferum cultivar HN1 chromosome 8, ASM357369v1, whole genome shotgun sequence genome:
- the LOC113302535 gene encoding serine/threonine-protein kinase D6PKL2-like — protein MNPIPEPKLLPTQMPVAGQESNNLLLKVGIEQNLLTSARQSKSSDSPALVKSWKGKDSFQELEEGFPVDVIFKGIEDSNEGGPSSFSGASHPPEPVDIDLMRPVYVAIGKTKSDPGSLVRSMSLKGPFVDDLSIRPPGAKAQPNKAVLSPKKSINEEPNDIGVISSPFTVSRASQTTDNGILPHDSDERECVWDASLPPSGNVSPHSSIDSTGVVTAMSIVNSRTSTYRSDGVTSDGMTSIDRNWESAKGSARGDSLESEKTSVSRASDSSGLSDDSNWSNNTGSANKPHKGNDPRWKAILAVRSRDGMLGMSHFRLLKRLGCGDIGSVYLSELSGTRCYFAMKVMDKASLASRKKLTRAQTEREILQLLDHPFLPTLYTHFETDRFSCLVMEFCPGGDLHTLRQRQPGKHFSEYAARFYAAEVLLALEYLHMLGVVYRDLKPENVLVRDDGHIMLSDFDLSLRCAVSPTLIRTSYDSDPSKRGTSGAFCVQPACIEPSSACIQPACFLPRIFPKKNKTKTRKPRMDHGQPTSTLPELLAEPTAARSMSFVGTHEYLAPEIIKGEGHGSAVDWWTFGIFLHELLYGKTPFKGSGNRATLFNVVGQQLRFPDSPATSYAGRDLIRGLLVKEPQHRLGVKRGATEIKQHPFFEGVNWALIRCSTPPEVPRSVETEFSGKFGAVDPVGVGSNSKRMVGTDMKSGGKYLDFEFF, from the exons ATGAATCCAATTCCTGAGCCGAAGTTGCTTCCCACCCAGATGCCTGTAGCTGGTCAAGAATCGAATAATTTGCTTCTCAAAGTTGGAATAGAGCAAAACTTACTAACAAGTGCAAGACAGTCGAAAAGTTCAGATTCACCGGCCCTTGTCAAATCATGGAAAGGGAAAGACTCTTTCCAAGAATTGGAGGAAGGTTTTCCTGTTGATGTGATCTTTAAGGGCATTGAGGATTCAAATGAAGGAGGACCTAGCTCCTTTTCTGGTGCTAGTCATCCCCCTGAGCCAGTAGACATAGATTTGATGCGGCCAGTCTATGTTGCAATTGGTAAAACCAAATCCGACCCAGGGTCCTTAGTCAGAAGTATGTCACTGAAGGGACCTTTTGTTGATGATCTTTCAATTCGGCCTCCGGGTGCTAAAGCTCAACCTAACAAAGCTGTTCTTTCACCTAAAAAAAGCATAAATGAAGAACCAAATGACATAGGTGTAATATCTTCTCCATTTACTGTTTCGCGTGCATCACAAACTACAGACAACGGAATTCTGCCACATGACTCTGATGAGAGGGAGTGCGTTTGGGATGCCTCTTTGCCTCCTAGTGGTAATGTAAGCCCACACAGTAGCATTGATAGTACGGGGGTTGTCACTGCTATGAGCATTGTTAATAGTCGAACCAGTACTTATCGAAGCGATGGAGTTACTAGCGATGGAATGACGAGTATTGACAGAAATTGGGAGAGTGCCAAAGGGAGTGCAAGAGGTGACTCACTTGAGAGTGAGAAAACTAGTGTTAGTCGGGCAAGTGATAGCAGTGGTCTTAGTGATGATAGCAATTGGAGTAATAATACAGGGAGTGCCAATAAACCTCACAAAGGAAATGATCCCCGATGGAAGGctatcttagccgtccgatcacGAGATGGAATGTTGGGAATGAGTCATTTTAGATTGCTCAAACGGCTTGGTTGTGGAGATATTGGTAGTGTATATCTTTCTGAACTGAGCGGGACTAGATGTTATTTCGCTATGAAGGTTATGGACAAAGCATCCCTAGCAAGCAGGAAAAAGTTAACGAGAGCTCAGACAGAAAGAGAAATCCTGCAACTGTTGGACCATCCGTTCTTGCCAACCTTGTACACACATTTTGAGACGGATAGATTCTCATGCTTGGTCATGGAGTTCTGCCCAGGTGGAGATTTGCACACTCTGAGGCAACGGCAGCCTGGGAAGCACTTCTCCGAGTATGCAGCAAG GTTTTATGCCGCAGAGGTGCTTCTGGCTCTTGAATATCTCCATATGCTCGGAGTTGTTTACAGAGACTTAAAACCAGAAAATGTTCTTGTGCGGGATGATGGTCACATTATGCTCTCAGACTTTGATCTCTCCCTTAGATGTGCAGTCTCACCAACCTTAATTAGAACGTCATACGACTCGGACCCATCCAAACGAGGAACCAGCGGTGCGTTTTGTGTTCAACCTGCCTGCATTGAACCCTCATCTGCCTGTATCCAGCCAGCATGTTTCCTCCCACGtatttttcctaaaaaaaataaGACAAAAACTCGAAAGCCCAGAATGGATCACGGGCAGCCAACTTCCACCCTACCAGAGCTTCTCGCAGAACCAACAGCTGCTCGGTCAATGTCTTTCGTTGGCACACACGAATACCTTGCCCCCGAAATCATCAAGGGAGAAGGGCATGGGAGTGCGGTAGACTGGTGGACTTTCGGTATCTTTCTGCATGAGCTCCTCTATGGAAAGACCCCATTCAAGGGCTCTGGCAACAGGGCAACGCTTTTCAATGTTGTGGGGCAGCAGCTGAGATTTCCTGATTCACCAGCGACGAGCTACGCTGGTAGAGATTTGATTCGTGGGCTTCTAGTAAAGGAGCCTCAGCATCGGTTAGGTGTAAAGAGGGGAGCAACAGAAATAAAGCAACACCCTTTCTTTGAAGGTGTGAATTGGGCACTGATAAGGTGCAGCACTCCACCGGAAGTTCCCAGGTCAGTTGAGACTGAGTTTTCGGGGAAGTTTGGGGCTGTTGACCCGGTTGGTGTTGGGAGTAATAGTAAGAGAATGGTAGGAACTGACATGAAATCTGGGGGTAAATATCTGGATTTCGAGTTCTTTTGA